The sequence below is a genomic window from Anaerolineales bacterium.
TCGGCTTCCCCGCGCAAGGCCAGTGCGTGTTCCTCGAGATCGGCGACCACATCGGCCAGTTCGTTCCATTCCTCGATCGCGACGATACCGCGGTTCGGGAGGTAGTCGAGCAGGCCGGCCGGCTTGTAAGCCCACGGGATCCAGAATTCGTATGGAAAATCCGCGCCAGGCTTGCCGCCGTTCGGAAGGCGGCCGATCCGGGAAAGATCGGAAGCCAGGAGTTCCCGAGCCGGAGTTACGATGAGGGATTCCGCCGGACCGGCGGTCCGTTGGGTGGCGGGGTCGAACAGCCGCAAGGTTTCGATCTGGTCGCCGAAGAATTCCAGCCGGGTCGGGCGCCGATCGGCCGGCGGCCAGATGTCGACGATGCCTCCCCGGCGGCTGAATTGCCCCGGTTCGACGGTCAGGCTGGCAGGCTGATAGCCGAGATCGATCCACTCACGGCTCAAGGCTTCGGGAGAAGCGGAATTCCCCGCCCGGAAGGTCCGCAAGGCGGCGCGGAAGGCGTCGCAGGGCAGGGTCGGCGTGATCAGCGCGCGGCCGGAAGCGATTACGATCAGGGGGCGGGCCGGCCGTCCGCCGGCTCCCGCCGCGCCGAGACCGGCAAGCGCGGCAATCCGCTCGCGGACGGTCCGCGGACCCCAGGGGGATTGTTCGTAGAAGACCGGCGTCGGTTCCGAGTAGAGCAGAGTCTCCACCCGCGGGTCCCAGGCGGCGATCTCATCCCGCAGGAGCATAGCCCGTTCGGAGCGGGGGGTGAGCAGGAGGATCGGAATCGATGAACGGCGCGCCAGCGCCGCCAGCAGCGGAGGCCTTGCGGCGCGGGGCAGGGATAAGGAGACCGAAGGAGCGGGGGCGCGCGCAGTCGCGGCTTCCAGGACTTCCCGGAAGCGGGGGTCTTCTTCGATCAAGGACAGCAGCCGCGAAAGATCCAAGGCCGCTTCAGGAAAGCCCTGCCGGCGGTGCGGTTCCGCGGGAGGGGGGATCCGCGGGGGGCGGATTGAAACGGGTCATGGCCTCCGCCAACCCGCGGTCGACAAACGTCAACGCGGCTTCCGCCGCACGCTCCACGACCGCCGGGACGCTTTCCTCCTCCTCGGGATCGAATTTCCGCAGTACGTAATCCGCTGCGTCCATCCTCCCCGGCGGGCGGCCGACCCCGAACCGCAGGCGGGGAACCTCCCGGCTGTTGATGGAATCGAGGATCGATTGCATCCCGCGCTGTCCGGCCGAGCCGCCGGAGGCGCGCAGGCGGATCGTCCCAAACGGCAGGTCGATGTCGTCGCAACACACCAGGAGGGCCGCGAGCGGGATTTTATAAAAGCGGACCAGCGCCGCGACGGATTGTCCGCTGAGGTTCATGAAGGTCTGCGGTTTGGCGAGGACCAGCCTGGCTCCGGACCGGGTTCCGGACGCAAGCAGAGCATGGTTCTGCTGGCGGGAGAATCGCACGCCGATCTCTTCCGCCAAACGGTCCGCGATCCGGAAGCCGATGTTGTGGCGGGTCGCCGCATATTCCCGGCCGGGATTCCCCAGGCCGACGATTAGGAACAATTTCTCCATTCTTCCGCCTTCTTTTTTTCGAGATACGGGAAAAAACATTTTTTCGATTTGCCGGACCTATCCCATCGCGGAGGATCCCCGCGGGTGCTTTTCGCGTTTCTTGGAAGCGCCGGAGGCGGCTGTCCTCTCGGCGGATCAGCCGCCGGACTTTCGGATCCGCCGGACCATCCGCCGCCGCCGCCAAAGCAGCCAGCGCGTACGAAGCGCGGCAAGTCCGAATCCCATCCCGGCCATCAGGGCGCCGGCCAGAAAGGCGGCTCCCAAAGAAGTGGAATCCGGCGCGGAAGTGGAGGCCGGGCTTTCCGCCGCGGTGGGAGCCGGGAAAGCGGCCGGCGGTTGGTGCGCCGGCTGCGGCGGGACCTCCGCCGGCGTAACGGCCTCCGGCTCCGCGGTCGTCGCCAGCGGGTAAGCGCGCCGCACGCGGATTCCCCGCACGATTGATTCGCGCATCGACCCGTCCGCAAAATATGCCGCGATCCGCAGGGTGTACTCGCCCTCGCTGATCCGGGTGACGTCCCATTCCGCCAGGACGCCATTCGTCACCGGCGAGGCGCCTTCGGCAATGGGAAACCAGGTGCCGGTCGGATCGGGATCGTAGGCGAATTCCACGCGCCAACGCATCATTCCGGACGCGGCCGCCGTTCCCGAGATCTCGACCATTCCCGAAACGGTTTCACCCGCTGCGGGCGAATCAATCCGCAGGGCTTCGTCCGCCTGGAAGGAAAACGCGGAAATCGAAAGCGCTAGAAGAAAGGCCAAACGGGCCGGAAAACGCATGACAAGCCAGTTTAATCCAAAGCATTCAGGTTTTCAAG
It includes:
- a CDS encoding aminoacyl-tRNA hydrolase, yielding MFFPVSRKKEGGRMEKLFLIVGLGNPGREYAATRHNIGFRIADRLAEEIGVRFSRQQNHALLASGTRSGARLVLAKPQTFMNLSGQSVAALVRFYKIPLAALLVCCDDIDLPFGTIRLRASGGSAGQRGMQSILDSINSREVPRLRFGVGRPPGRMDAADYVLRKFDPEEEESVPAVVERAAEAALTFVDRGLAEAMTRFNPPPADPPSRGTAPPAGLS